In a genomic window of Physeter macrocephalus isolate SW-GA chromosome 14, ASM283717v5, whole genome shotgun sequence:
- the KLHL10 gene encoding kelch-like protein 10 produces the protein MSAMTCEIFNELRLEGKLCDVVIKVNGFEFNAHKNILCSCSSYFRALFTSGWNNTEKKVYNIPGISPDMMKLIIEYAYTRTIPITPDNVEKLLAAADQFNIMGVVRGCCEFLKSELCLDNCIGICKFTDYYYCPELRQKAYMFILHNFEEMVKVSAEFLELSVTELQDIIEKDELNVKQEDAVFEAILKWISHDPQNRKQHISVLLPKVRLALMHAEYFMNNVKMNDYVKDSEECKPVIINALKAMYDLNMNGPSNSDFTNPLTRPRLPYAILFAIGGWSGGSPTNAIEAYDARADRWLNVTCEEECPRAYHGTAYLKGYVYIIGGFDSVDYFNSVKRFNPVKKTWHQVAPMHSRRCYVSVTVLSNFIYAMGGFDGYVRLNTAERYEPETNQWTLIAPMHEQRSDASATTLHGKVYICGGFNGNECLFTAEVYNAESNQWTVIAPMRSRRSGIGVIAYGEHIYAVGGFDGANRLRSAEAYSPVANTWHMIPTMFNPRSNFGIEVVDDLLFVVGGFNGFTTTFNVECYDEKTEEWYDAHDMSIYRSALSCCVVPGLANVGEYAARRDNFTGLALRDEVKYSASTSTLPV, from the exons ATGAGTGCAATGACCTGTGAGATCTTCAACGAGCTTAGGCTAGAGGGCAAGCTCTGCGACGTGGTCATCAAGGTCAATGGCTTTGAGTTCAATGCCCACAAGAACATCCTCTGTAGCTGCAGTTCCTACTTTAG agCTCTGTTTACAAGTGGCTGGAACAACACTGAAAAGAAGGTATACAACATCCCTGGCATTTCCCCCGACATGATGAAGCTAATTATCGAATATGCGTACACCCGGACCATCCCCATCACACCAGACAACGTGGAGAAGCTGCTGGCTGCTGCAGACCAATTTAACATCATGGGTGTTGTCAGGGGTTGCTGTGAGTTCCTCAAGTCGGAGCTGTGTTTGGATAATTGTATCGGCATCTGCAAGTTCACAGACTACTACTACTGCCCTGAGCTGAGGCAGAAGGCCTACATGTTCATACTGCACAATTTTGAGGAGATGGTGAAAGTCTCAGCAGAGTTTTTAGAGCTCTCAGTCACTGAACTTCAGGATATCATTGAGAAAGATGAGCTCAACGTCAAACAAGAAGATGCTGTATTTGAGgccattttaaaatggatttctcATGACCCCCAAAATAGGAAGCAGCATATTTCAGTTTTGCTTCCCAAG GTTCGCCTGGCTCTAATGCATGCTGAATACTTCATGAACAATGTTAAGATGAATGACTATGTCAAAGACAGTGAGGAATGCAAGCCAGTCATCATTAATGCACTGAAGGCCATGTATGACCTAAACATGAACGGACCTTCTAATTCTGACTTCACCAACCCACTCACCAGGCCCCGCCTGCCCTACGCCATCCTATTTGCAATTGGTGGCTGGAGTGGTGGGAGCCCCACCAATGCCATTGAGGCATATGATGCTCGGGCAGACAGATGGCTGAATGTCACTTGTGAGGAAGAGTGTCCTCGTGCCTACCACGGGACAGCTTATTTGAAAGGCTATGTTTATATCATTGGGGGGTTCGATAGTGTAGACTATTTCAACAGTGTCAAGCGTTTTAACCCAGTCAAGAAAACGTGGCACCAGGTGGCCCCAATGCACTCCAGGCGTTGCTATGTCAGCGTGACAGTCCTCAGTAATTTTATTTACGCCATGGGAGGATTTGATGGCTACGTGCGTCTCAACACTGCTGAACGTTATGAGCCAGAGACCAACCAGTGGACACTCATTGCCCCCATGCATGAACAGAGAAGTGATGCGAGTGCCACAACACTCCATGGAAAG GTCTACATATGTGGCGGGTTTAACGGAAATGAATGCCTGTTTACAGCAGAAGTGTACAACGCTGAGAGTAATCAGTGGACAGTCATAGCACCCATGAGAAGCAGGAGGAGTGGAATAGGCGTAATTGCTTATGGAGAACACATATATGCG GTAGGCGGCTTTGACGGAGCTAATCGACTTAGGAGTGCAGAAGCCTACAGCCCAGTGGCTAATACTTGGCACATGATCCCCACTATGTTTAATCCTCGTAGCAATTTTGGTATCGAGGTGGTAGACGACCTCTTGTTTGTGGTGGGTGGTTTTAATGGCTTTACCACCACCTTTAACGTTGAGTGCTATGATGAAAAGACCGAAGAGTGGTATGATGCTCATGACATGAGTATATACCGCAGTGCTCTGAGCTGCTGTGTGGTACCAGGGCTGGCCAATGTTGGGGAATACGCAGCTAGACGAGACAACTTCACAGGATTAGCACTGCGTGATGAAGTGAAGTATTCCGCCTCGACAAGTACCCTACCTGTATGA
- the ODAD4 gene encoding outer dynein arm-docking complex subunit 4, protein MYQNSFGADPGSCVPRWEEKIPLAKTTLEKTWLFHEIGRCYLELDQAWQAQNYGEKSQQCAEEEGDIEWQLNASVLVAQAQVKLRDFESAVNNFEKALERAKLAHNHQAQQAIINALDDANKGIIEELKKTNYREILKDEKEKEDATTLDSITVMAKEKETMRRMRDEPEKVIKQWEPEQMESEKETEGDLSNETLGITASGPEGHKQRGEVEKASPSRRKGPAAMEGGPGDVAKGQSGEAGRKLTEVNRGETREIYRRPSELDQNLSEESRTRESEGLEKTLSEIGRRGSEALGKTESAEIREPEITEDSEKMEKDEKEDE, encoded by the exons ATGTACCAAAATAGCTTTG GAGCTGACCCTGGTTCTTGTGTCCCCAGATGGGAGGAGAAGATCCCTCTGGCCAAAACCACCCTGGAGAAGACCTGGCTGTTCCACGAGATTGGCCGCTGCTACTTGGAGCTGGACCAGGCCTGGCAGGCCCAGAATTACGGTGAGAAGTCCCAGCAGTGTGCCGAGGAAGAAGGGGACATCGAGTGGCAGCTGAACGCCAGTGTTCTGGTGGCACAGGCACAAG TGAAGCTGAGAGACTTCGAGTCGGCAGTGAACAACTTTGAGAAGGCCCTGGAGAGAGCGAAGCTCGCCCATAACCACCAGGCACAGCAGGCCATCATCAAC GCCCTGGACGATGCCAACAAGGGCATCATTGAAGAGCTGAAGAAAACCAACTACAGGGAGATACTCAAAGATGAGAAGGAGAAAG AAGATGCCACTACGTTGGATAGTATAACAGTGATGGCAAAGGAGAAGGAAACGATGAGGAGAATGAGAGATGAACCCGAGAAGGTGATAAAGCAGTGGGAGCCGGAGCAAatggagagtgagaaagagaccGAAGGTGACTTGTCTAACGAAACCCTGGGGATCACAGCTAGTGGACCAGAAGGACATAAGCAGAGAGGAGAAGTAGAAAAAGCCAGCCCCTCAAGGAGAAAAGGACCAGCTGCGATGGAGGGAGGTCCAGGAGATGTTGCCAAGGGACAATCTGGAGAAGCAGGCAGGAAACTAACAGAAGTGAACAGAGgggaaacaagagaaatttacaGGAGGCCTTCAGAACTGGACCAAAACCTCTCAGAAGAATCAAGGACAAGGGAATCCGAAGGACTAGAGAAGACACTTTCAGAAATCGGCAGAAGAGGGTCAGAAGCACTGGGGAAAACAGAATCGGCAGAAATAAGAGAACCGGAAATAACAGAAGAttctgaaaaaatggaaaaagatgaaaaggaagatgaaTGA
- the CNP gene encoding 2',3'-cyclic-nucleotide 3'-phosphodiesterase isoform X1, which yields MNRGFSRKSQTFLPKIFFRKMSSSGPKDKPELQFPFLQDEETVATLQECKTLFILRGLPGSGKSTLARVIVDRYRDGTKMVSADTYKITPGARGAFSEEYKRLDEDLAAYCRRDVRVLVLDDTNHERERLEQLFEMADQYQYQVVLVEPKTAWRLDCAQLKEKNQWQLSADDLKKLKPGLEKDFLPLYFGWFLTKKSSEGLRKAGQAFLEELGNHKAFKKELRHFVSGDEPREKIELVTYFGKRPPGVLHCTTKFCDYGKAAGAEEYAQQDVVKKSYCKAFTLTISALFVTPKTTGARVELSEQELALWPNDVDKLSPSDSLSRGSRAHITLGCAGDVEAVQTGIDLLEIVKQEKGGNRGEEVGELSRGKLYSLGSGRWMLNLAKKMEVRAIFTGYYGKGKAVPTRGGRKGGAFQSCTII from the exons ATG AATAGAGGCTTCTCCCGAAAGAGCCAAACGTTCCTGCCCAAGATCTTCTTCCGCAAAATGTCATCCTCAGGGCCCAAGGACAAGCCAGAGCTGCAGTTTCCCTTCCTGCAGGACGAGGAGACGGTGGCCACACTGCAGGAATGCAAGACGCTCTTCATCCTGCGCGGCCTGCCCGGGAGTGGCAAGTCCACGCTGGCCCGGGTCATCGTGGACAGGTACCGGGATGGCACCAAGATGGTGTCCGCCGACACCTACAAGATCACCCCCGGTGCCCGGGGGGCCTTCTCCGAGGAGTACAAGCGGCTGGACGAGGACCTGGCTGCTTACTGCCGCCGGGACGTCCGGGTCCTCGTGCTGGATGACACCAACCACGAGCGGGAGCGGCTGGAACAGCTCTTTGAGATGGCCGACCAGTACCAGTACCAGGTGGTGCTGGTGGAGCCCAAGACGGCGTGGCGGCTGGACTGTGCCCAGCTCAAGGAGAAGAACCAGTGGCAGCTGTCAGCCGACGATCTGAAGAAGCTGAAGCCTGGGCTGGAGAAGGACTTTCTGCCGCTCTACTTCGGCTGGTTCCTGACCAAGAAGAGTTCCGAGGGCCTCCGCAAAGCCGGCCAGGCCTTCCTCGAGGAGCTGGGGAACCACAAGGCCTTCAAGAAGGAGCTGCGACACT TTGTCTCTGGGGATGAGCCCAGGGAGAAGATTGAACTGGTCACCTACTTTGGGAAGAGACCCCCGGGCGTGCTGCACTGCACAACCAAGTTCTGTGACTATGGGAAGGCCGCCGGGGCAGAGGAGTACGCCCAGCAGGAT GTGGTGAAGAAATCCTACTGCAAGGCCTTCACACTGACCATCTCTGCCCTCTTTGTGACACCCAAGACGACGGGAGCCCGGGTAGAGCTGAGCGAGCAGGAGCTGGCCTTGTGGCCGAACGACGTGGACAAGCTGTCCCCCTCTGACAGCCTGTCGCGGGGCAGCCGCGCGCACATCACCCTGGGCTGCGCGGGTGATGTGGAGGCTGTGCAGACGGGTATTGACCTGCTAGAGATTGTGAAGCAGGAGAAGGGGGGTAACCGCGGCGAGGAGGTGGGTGAGCTCAGCCGGGGCAAGCTCTACTCCTTGGGCAGTGGGCGCTGGATGCTGAACCTGGCCAAGAAGATGGAGGTCAGGGCCATCTTCACGGGGTACTACGGGAAGGGCAAGGCCGTGCCCACACGGGGCGGCCGCAAGGGTGGCGCCTTTCAGTCCTGCACCATCATCTGA
- the CNP gene encoding 2',3'-cyclic-nucleotide 3'-phosphodiesterase isoform X2, with amino-acid sequence MSSSGPKDKPELQFPFLQDEETVATLQECKTLFILRGLPGSGKSTLARVIVDRYRDGTKMVSADTYKITPGARGAFSEEYKRLDEDLAAYCRRDVRVLVLDDTNHERERLEQLFEMADQYQYQVVLVEPKTAWRLDCAQLKEKNQWQLSADDLKKLKPGLEKDFLPLYFGWFLTKKSSEGLRKAGQAFLEELGNHKAFKKELRHFVSGDEPREKIELVTYFGKRPPGVLHCTTKFCDYGKAAGAEEYAQQDVVKKSYCKAFTLTISALFVTPKTTGARVELSEQELALWPNDVDKLSPSDSLSRGSRAHITLGCAGDVEAVQTGIDLLEIVKQEKGGNRGEEVGELSRGKLYSLGSGRWMLNLAKKMEVRAIFTGYYGKGKAVPTRGGRKGGAFQSCTII; translated from the exons ATGTCATCCTCAGGGCCCAAGGACAAGCCAGAGCTGCAGTTTCCCTTCCTGCAGGACGAGGAGACGGTGGCCACACTGCAGGAATGCAAGACGCTCTTCATCCTGCGCGGCCTGCCCGGGAGTGGCAAGTCCACGCTGGCCCGGGTCATCGTGGACAGGTACCGGGATGGCACCAAGATGGTGTCCGCCGACACCTACAAGATCACCCCCGGTGCCCGGGGGGCCTTCTCCGAGGAGTACAAGCGGCTGGACGAGGACCTGGCTGCTTACTGCCGCCGGGACGTCCGGGTCCTCGTGCTGGATGACACCAACCACGAGCGGGAGCGGCTGGAACAGCTCTTTGAGATGGCCGACCAGTACCAGTACCAGGTGGTGCTGGTGGAGCCCAAGACGGCGTGGCGGCTGGACTGTGCCCAGCTCAAGGAGAAGAACCAGTGGCAGCTGTCAGCCGACGATCTGAAGAAGCTGAAGCCTGGGCTGGAGAAGGACTTTCTGCCGCTCTACTTCGGCTGGTTCCTGACCAAGAAGAGTTCCGAGGGCCTCCGCAAAGCCGGCCAGGCCTTCCTCGAGGAGCTGGGGAACCACAAGGCCTTCAAGAAGGAGCTGCGACACT TTGTCTCTGGGGATGAGCCCAGGGAGAAGATTGAACTGGTCACCTACTTTGGGAAGAGACCCCCGGGCGTGCTGCACTGCACAACCAAGTTCTGTGACTATGGGAAGGCCGCCGGGGCAGAGGAGTACGCCCAGCAGGAT GTGGTGAAGAAATCCTACTGCAAGGCCTTCACACTGACCATCTCTGCCCTCTTTGTGACACCCAAGACGACGGGAGCCCGGGTAGAGCTGAGCGAGCAGGAGCTGGCCTTGTGGCCGAACGACGTGGACAAGCTGTCCCCCTCTGACAGCCTGTCGCGGGGCAGCCGCGCGCACATCACCCTGGGCTGCGCGGGTGATGTGGAGGCTGTGCAGACGGGTATTGACCTGCTAGAGATTGTGAAGCAGGAGAAGGGGGGTAACCGCGGCGAGGAGGTGGGTGAGCTCAGCCGGGGCAAGCTCTACTCCTTGGGCAGTGGGCGCTGGATGCTGAACCTGGCCAAGAAGATGGAGGTCAGGGCCATCTTCACGGGGTACTACGGGAAGGGCAAGGCCGTGCCCACACGGGGCGGCCGCAAGGGTGGCGCCTTTCAGTCCTGCACCATCATCTGA